From the genome of Variovorax sp. RA8, one region includes:
- a CDS encoding GNAT family N-acetyltransferase codes for MEYTIRSMSRDEVAVAVDWAADEGWNPGLHDAACFHAADPDAFLVAECGGEPVGCISAVSYAGRFGFIGLYIVRPDWRGRGIGLRLWTAGMKRLSGHVVGLDGVPAQQDNYRKSGFVPAWNNVRFAGTAGAAAPGAHVPIVPLASVDFAALCADDRRVFPAPRDAFLRCWTAMPDAIGLAWLEEGKVAGWGVIRRCREGHKIAPLVADTPGIASAMYAALCAAVPAGDTVYLDVPLPNAAAVALAQAQGLRSVFETARMYAGPAPACELQRVYGITSFELG; via the coding sequence ATGGAATACACCATCCGCAGCATGAGCCGCGACGAGGTCGCGGTAGCAGTCGACTGGGCCGCGGACGAGGGTTGGAACCCCGGCCTGCACGACGCCGCCTGCTTCCATGCCGCCGACCCCGATGCCTTCCTGGTCGCCGAATGCGGCGGCGAGCCGGTGGGCTGCATTTCCGCAGTCTCCTATGCCGGCCGCTTCGGCTTCATCGGCCTGTACATCGTGCGGCCCGACTGGCGCGGGCGCGGCATCGGGCTTCGCCTCTGGACGGCGGGCATGAAGCGGCTGTCGGGCCACGTCGTGGGCCTCGATGGCGTGCCCGCGCAGCAGGACAACTATCGCAAGAGCGGCTTCGTGCCGGCATGGAACAACGTCCGCTTCGCCGGCACGGCCGGTGCCGCAGCGCCCGGCGCGCACGTGCCGATCGTGCCACTCGCAAGCGTTGACTTCGCCGCACTGTGCGCCGACGACCGTCGCGTCTTCCCGGCACCGCGCGACGCCTTCCTGCGCTGCTGGACTGCCATGCCCGACGCCATCGGCCTGGCCTGGCTCGAGGAAGGAAAGGTCGCCGGATGGGGCGTGATCCGGCGCTGCCGCGAGGGCCACAAGATCGCCCCGTTGGTGGCCGACACACCCGGGATCGCGAGCGCGATGTACGCCGCCCTGTGCGCCGCGGTGCCGGCCGGCGACACGGTGTACCTCGACGTGCCACTGCCCAACGCGGCCGCCGTCGCGCTGGCGCAGGCGCAGGGCTTGCGCAGCGTCTTCGAGACTGCGCGCATGTACGCGGGCCCGGCCCCAGCCTGCGAACTGCAGCGGGTTTACGGCATCACGAGCTTCGAGCTCGGCTAG
- a CDS encoding tripartite tricarboxylate transporter substrate binding protein, with protein MFRRSLLCAALGLAAAAAAHAQSFPAKPIKLLVAFPAGGPTDITMRQLADNASKILGQPIVVENKPGAGGTLPAQALQTAQPDGYTVGQTPLGVFRLPYTTKITWDPVKDISYVINVTGYAFGIVVPADSPFKTWKDFVAYAKANPGKLTYGSTGNLTSPHLTTELVAQQAGIELQHVPYKGSADLMLAVLSGQLMAAADSTGFAPQVEAGKLRVLNTWGEKRLAKFPDAPTLKELGYDIVQSSPFGIGAPKGTPPEVVKKLHDAFKQAMEEPSYVAALGRYDMLPNYMSSADYAKFAQATFMREKALIEKLGLAKPQ; from the coding sequence ATGTTTCGCCGTTCCCTCCTGTGCGCCGCCCTCGGCCTGGCGGCTGCCGCCGCTGCGCACGCCCAGAGCTTTCCTGCCAAGCCGATCAAGCTCCTGGTCGCCTTCCCCGCCGGCGGCCCGACCGACATCACGATGCGCCAGCTGGCCGACAACGCCTCGAAGATCCTCGGCCAGCCGATCGTGGTCGAGAACAAGCCCGGTGCCGGCGGCACGCTGCCTGCGCAGGCGCTCCAGACCGCGCAGCCGGACGGGTATACCGTCGGGCAGACCCCGCTGGGCGTGTTCCGCCTGCCCTACACCACCAAGATCACCTGGGACCCGGTGAAGGACATCAGCTACGTGATCAACGTCACCGGCTACGCCTTCGGCATCGTCGTGCCGGCCGACAGTCCCTTCAAGACCTGGAAGGATTTCGTGGCCTATGCCAAGGCCAACCCCGGCAAGCTGACCTACGGCTCGACCGGCAACCTGACCAGCCCCCACCTCACCACGGAGCTCGTCGCGCAGCAGGCCGGCATCGAGCTGCAGCACGTGCCCTACAAGGGCAGCGCCGACCTGATGCTCGCGGTGCTCAGCGGCCAGCTGATGGCCGCGGCCGACAGTACCGGCTTTGCGCCGCAGGTCGAGGCCGGCAAGCTGCGGGTGCTCAACACCTGGGGCGAGAAGCGGCTGGCCAAGTTCCCGGATGCACCGACGCTGAAGGAGCTGGGCTACGACATCGTGCAAAGCTCGCCCTTCGGCATCGGCGCGCCCAAGGGCACGCCGCCGGAGGTGGTGAAGAAGCTGCACGACGCCTTCAAGCAAGCGATGGAGGAGCCCAGCTACGTGGCCGCCCTGGGCCGCTACGACATGCTGCCCAACTACATGAGTTCGGCCGACTACGCGAAGTTCGCCCAGGCCACCTTCATGCGCGAGAAGGCGCTCATCGAGAAGCTGGGGCTGGCCAAGCCGCAGTGA
- the uvrA gene encoding excinuclease ABC subunit UvrA has protein sequence MTQGSIRIRGARQHNLQNLDLDIRTGEMTVVTGPSGSGKSSLVFDTLYAEGQRRYVETFSAYARQFLDRMDKPAVDKVEGVPPAIAIDQTNPVRSSRSTVGTMTELNDHLKLLYARAAQLFDRETALPVRHDSPDSIYAELVARAAAAGNPRVVLTFPVELPAGTSADEIAQWLSASGFTRVQGEREIATPTGPRKVLDVVADRFRMANAERARVIEAIEVALKRGSGRLTAHALPADEGGRPAAGPPQGGAAPSGASEPHSVESAGASSGEVWKFSTGLHCPDTDIRYADPIPSMFSFNSAVGACETCRGFGRVIGVDLGLVIPNDKLTLRAGAIKTIQTPAWKEAQDDLMRHAEAAGIPRDTPWNKLTPEQQAWVIEGSPHWNGKWNQQWYGVRRFFGYLESKAYKMHIRVLLSKYRSYTPCPACGGARLKLESLLWRIGSKADADAVLAPSKRVMPVGVKWSREQLEALPGLCLHDLMLLPIERLRQFFDRQQPGTGDSLPLPLAGEGRGEGETQALKLLFEEITTRLRYLHDVGIGYLTLDRQSRTLSGGEVQRINLTTALGTSLVNTLFVLDEPSIGLHPRDMNRITEAMLRLRDAGNTLVVVEHDPAVMLAADRVIDMGPGPGVRGGRIVFDGGPAELRHADTLTGEYLGGRKQIGMSFRRMVSDNTPRLILEGVREHNLRNITVEFPLARLVCVTGVSGSGKSTLIQDVLAPALMRHFGKATETPGAHDRLLGAEQLSEVVFVDQSPIGKTARSNPASYVGAWDAIREIFATAALARQRGYTASKFSFNSGDGRCPTCGGSGFEHVEMQFLSDVYLRCPDCDGKRYRPEILEVKIERGGRSHNVADILELTVAEATALFAGDREVLRVLQPIVDVGLDYVKLGQPVPTLSGGEAQRLKLAGFLAEAAKSGSASKQPLARKGTLFLFDEPTTGLHFDDIARLMRALRKLLDAGHSLVVIEHNLDVIRASDWLIDLGPEGGEGGGQVVAVGTPEQVRENSASLTGAALVDYELAIGPGAYKVAERAARAYAARARQQQAAGRDAIQIVHAREHNLKNLSVDIPRGKFSVVTGVSGSGKSTLAFDILFNEGQRRYLESLNAYARSIVQPAGRPEVDAVYGIPPTVAIEQRLSRGGRKSTVGTTTEVWHFLRLLYVKLGIQHCVHDGAAVQPQTPDSIAAQLLKNFRGQHIGLLAPLVSNRKGVYTELADWARPRGFTHLRVDGEFLPTTGFPRIDRFKEHSIELPVASLDVEPEKEAELREALARALEHGKGVVHVLSELTGLRGAMMAGVPTAGIGRVQVFSTLRACPVCSTSYGELDPRLFSYNSKHGWCPDCVGTGVKLTKEQRKVYDDSTMAADNRGREQTFAEPEAEDVGEVACPACQGTRLNRTARAVLFGGDAAGEKRASLGAGRLTDAASLPLPPAGEGWGEGGIAITQLARMSVADIRRWFDHIALIGRQAEIARDLVPEIRSRLEFLEEVGLGYLTLDRGAPTLSGGEAQRIRLAAQLGSNLQGVCYVLDEPTIGLHARDNQILLDALHKLGEKGNTLVVVEHDEDTIRRADHIIDIGPSAGKRGGRLVAEGSVADLEAAGESQTGRYLRDAIKHPLQPRRAVFLAPAEGEEALRWLTVRGADLHNLQEVTVTLPLNRLVAVTGVSGSGKSTLARDVLLANVHAIVVQRMTKAGRDADAAGKRPAWSGCAKIEGYEPLDRVLEVDQTPIGKTPRSCPATYIGFWDTIRKLFADTLEAKARGYGPGRFSFNTGEGRCPGCEGAGVRTIEMSFLPDVKVPCEVCHGARFNPETLAVSWRGKSIGDVLQMEVDEAVEFFASMPNISHPLQLLKDVGLGYLTLGQPSPTLSGGEAQRIKLVTELSKVRDDVTRRGNKVPHTLYVLDEPTVGLHMADVEKLIHVLHRLVNGGHSVVVIEHDLDVIAEADWLIDLGPEGGDGGGRVVAAAPPEEVVRLRTHTGVALAPVLARGAGRHEVVQLPVQIAPMPMRREA, from the coding sequence ATGACACAGGGCTCCATCAGGATACGCGGTGCGCGTCAGCACAATCTCCAGAATCTCGACCTCGACATCCGCACCGGCGAGATGACGGTGGTCACCGGCCCGAGCGGCTCGGGCAAGTCGAGCCTCGTGTTCGACACGCTCTATGCCGAGGGCCAGCGGCGCTACGTCGAGACCTTCTCGGCCTACGCGCGGCAGTTCCTCGATCGCATGGACAAGCCGGCGGTCGACAAGGTGGAAGGGGTACCGCCCGCCATCGCCATCGACCAGACCAACCCCGTGCGCTCTTCGCGCTCGACCGTCGGCACGATGACCGAGCTGAACGACCACCTGAAGCTGCTGTACGCGCGCGCCGCACAGCTCTTCGACCGCGAGACGGCGCTGCCGGTGCGGCACGATTCGCCCGACTCCATCTATGCCGAGCTGGTGGCCAGGGCGGCTGCCGCCGGCAATCCGCGCGTGGTGCTGACCTTCCCGGTGGAACTCCCGGCCGGGACCAGCGCCGACGAGATCGCGCAGTGGCTGTCGGCCAGCGGCTTCACCCGCGTTCAGGGTGAGCGCGAGATCGCCACGCCGACTGGCCCGCGAAAGGTGCTGGACGTGGTGGCGGACCGCTTCCGAATGGCGAACGCCGAACGCGCGCGGGTGATCGAGGCGATCGAGGTGGCGCTCAAGCGCGGCAGCGGGCGGCTCACGGCGCATGCGCTGCCGGCGGACGAAGGCGGCCGTCCCGCTGCCGGGCCGCCGCAAGGCGGGGCAGCTCCCTCGGGGGCGAGCGAACCACACTCAGTGGAGAGCGCCGGAGCTTCATCCGGCGAGGTGTGGAAGTTCTCGACGGGGCTGCATTGCCCGGACACGGATATCCGCTATGCGGATCCGATTCCCTCGATGTTCTCCTTCAACTCGGCCGTGGGCGCCTGCGAGACCTGCCGCGGCTTCGGGCGCGTGATCGGGGTCGACCTGGGCCTGGTGATCCCCAACGACAAGCTGACGCTGCGCGCCGGCGCCATCAAGACCATCCAGACACCCGCCTGGAAGGAAGCGCAGGACGACCTGATGCGTCACGCCGAGGCGGCCGGCATCCCGCGCGACACGCCCTGGAACAAGCTCACGCCCGAGCAGCAGGCCTGGGTGATCGAGGGCTCGCCGCACTGGAACGGCAAGTGGAACCAGCAGTGGTACGGCGTGCGCCGCTTCTTCGGCTACCTGGAGAGCAAGGCCTACAAGATGCACATCCGCGTGCTCTTGTCCAAGTACCGCAGCTACACGCCGTGCCCGGCCTGCGGGGGCGCGCGGCTCAAGCTCGAGAGCCTGCTGTGGCGCATCGGGAGCAAGGCCGACGCGGATGCGGTGCTGGCGCCTTCGAAGCGCGTCATGCCGGTCGGGGTGAAGTGGTCCCGCGAGCAACTGGAGGCGCTGCCGGGGCTGTGCCTGCACGACCTGATGCTGCTGCCGATCGAGCGGTTGAGGCAGTTTTTTGATAGGCAACAGCCGGGTACAGGAGATTCGCTCCCTCTCCCGCTTGCGGGCGAGGGCCGGGGCGAGGGCGAGACCCAGGCCCTCAAGCTGCTCTTCGAGGAAATCACCACCCGCCTGCGCTACCTGCACGACGTCGGCATCGGCTACCTGACCCTCGACCGCCAGAGCCGCACCCTGAGCGGCGGCGAGGTGCAGCGCATCAACCTCACGACCGCCTTGGGCACGTCGCTGGTCAACACGCTGTTCGTGCTCGACGAGCCCAGCATCGGCCTGCACCCGCGCGACATGAACCGCATCACCGAAGCCATGCTGCGCCTGCGCGACGCCGGCAACACGCTGGTGGTGGTGGAGCACGACCCGGCGGTGATGCTCGCCGCCGACCGGGTGATCGACATGGGCCCGGGCCCCGGCGTGCGCGGCGGACGCATCGTCTTCGACGGCGGCCCCGCCGAGCTGCGCCATGCCGATACGCTGACCGGCGAGTACCTGGGCGGGCGCAAGCAGATCGGCATGAGCTTCAGGCGCATGGTGAGCGACAACACGCCGCGCCTCATCCTCGAAGGCGTGCGCGAGCACAACCTGCGCAACATCACGGTCGAGTTCCCGCTGGCGCGGCTGGTCTGCGTGACCGGCGTCAGCGGCTCGGGCAAGTCGACGCTGATCCAGGACGTGCTGGCGCCCGCGCTGATGCGCCACTTCGGCAAGGCGACCGAGACGCCCGGCGCGCACGACCGGCTGCTCGGCGCCGAGCAGCTGAGCGAAGTGGTCTTCGTCGACCAGTCGCCCATCGGCAAGACGGCGCGGTCCAATCCCGCGAGCTACGTGGGCGCGTGGGACGCGATCCGCGAGATCTTCGCGACCGCGGCGCTGGCGCGGCAGCGCGGCTACACGGCCTCGAAGTTCAGCTTCAACAGCGGCGACGGCCGCTGCCCGACCTGCGGCGGCTCGGGCTTCGAGCACGTGGAGATGCAGTTCCTCTCCGACGTCTACCTGCGCTGCCCCGACTGCGACGGCAAGCGCTACCGGCCCGAGATTCTCGAGGTGAAGATCGAGCGCGGCGGGCGCAGCCACAACGTGGCCGACATCCTCGAGCTCACGGTGGCCGAGGCCACGGCACTCTTTGCGGGCGACCGCGAGGTGCTGCGCGTGCTGCAGCCCATCGTCGACGTGGGCCTGGACTACGTGAAGCTGGGCCAGCCGGTGCCCACGCTCTCGGGCGGCGAGGCCCAGCGCCTCAAGCTCGCGGGCTTCCTGGCCGAGGCGGCCAAGAGCGGCAGCGCAAGCAAGCAGCCGCTGGCGCGCAAGGGCACGCTGTTCCTGTTCGACGAGCCCACCACCGGCCTGCACTTCGACGACATCGCACGCCTGATGCGCGCGTTGCGCAAGCTGCTCGACGCGGGCCACTCGCTGGTGGTGATCGAGCACAACCTCGACGTGATCCGCGCCAGCGACTGGCTGATCGACCTCGGCCCGGAGGGCGGCGAGGGCGGCGGCCAGGTGGTGGCTGTGGGCACGCCCGAGCAGGTGCGCGAGAACAGCGCCTCGCTCACCGGTGCCGCGCTGGTCGACTACGAGCTGGCCATCGGCCCCGGCGCCTACAAGGTGGCGGAGCGCGCCGCGCGTGCGTATGCGGCGCGCGCGCGGCAGCAGCAGGCGGCCGGCCGCGATGCGATCCAGATCGTCCACGCGCGTGAGCACAACCTCAAGAACCTGTCGGTCGACATTCCGCGCGGCAAGTTCAGCGTGGTGACGGGCGTCAGCGGCTCGGGCAAGTCGACGCTGGCCTTCGACATCCTGTTCAACGAGGGGCAGCGGCGTTACCTGGAATCGCTCAATGCCTACGCGCGCAGCATCGTGCAGCCGGCAGGCCGGCCGGAGGTGGACGCGGTCTACGGGATCCCGCCCACGGTCGCGATCGAGCAGCGCCTGTCGCGCGGCGGGCGCAAGAGCACGGTGGGCACGACCACCGAGGTCTGGCACTTCCTGCGCCTGCTCTACGTCAAGCTGGGCATCCAGCACTGCGTCCATGACGGCGCGGCGGTGCAGCCGCAGACGCCGGACAGCATCGCGGCGCAGCTGCTGAAGAACTTCCGCGGCCAGCACATCGGCCTGCTGGCGCCGCTGGTGAGCAACCGCAAGGGCGTCTACACCGAGCTGGCAGACTGGGCGCGGCCGCGCGGCTTCACACACTTGCGGGTGGACGGCGAGTTCCTTCCCACCACCGGATTCCCGCGCATCGACCGCTTCAAGGAACACAGCATCGAGCTGCCGGTGGCCAGCCTCGACGTGGAGCCCGAGAAAGAGGCCGAGCTGCGCGAGGCGCTGGCGCGCGCGCTGGAGCACGGCAAGGGCGTGGTGCATGTGCTGAGCGAGCTCACCGGCCTGCGCGGCGCCATGATGGCAGGCGTGCCCACCGCGGGCATCGGCCGCGTTCAGGTGTTCTCCACGCTGCGCGCGTGCCCGGTGTGCAGCACCAGCTACGGCGAGCTGGACCCGCGGCTGTTCTCGTACAACAGCAAGCATGGGTGGTGCCCGGACTGCGTGGGCACGGGGGTCAAGCTCACGAAGGAGCAGCGCAAGGTCTATGACGACTCGACGATGGCGGCGGACAACCGCGGTCGGGAGCAGACCTTCGCGGAGCCCGAGGCGGAAGACGTGGGGGAGGTGGCGTGCCCGGCCTGCCAGGGGACGCGTCTGAACCGGACCGCCCGGGCGGTGTTGTTCGGCGGGGATGCCGCAGGGGAGAAGAGGGCAAGCCTGGGCGCGGGCCGGTTGACGGACGCCGCCTCGCTCCCTCTCCCGCCTGCGGGAGAGGGATGGGGCGAGGGCGGCATCGCCATCACGCAACTCGCAAGGATGAGCGTGGCCGATATCCGCAGGTGGTTCGACCATATCGCGCTGATCGGAAGGCAGGCCGAGATCGCACGCGACCTCGTCCCCGAGATCAGGAGCCGCCTCGAATTCCTCGAGGAGGTCGGCCTCGGCTACCTCACCCTCGACCGAGGCGCCCCCACGCTCTCGGGCGGCGAGGCCCAGCGCATCCGCCTCGCGGCACAGCTGGGCAGCAACCTGCAGGGCGTGTGCTACGTGCTGGACGAGCCCACCATCGGCCTGCATGCGCGCGACAACCAGATCCTGCTGGACGCGCTGCACAAGCTGGGCGAGAAGGGCAACACGCTGGTGGTGGTGGAGCATGACGAGGACACCATCCGCCGCGCCGACCACATCATCGACATCGGGCCCAGCGCGGGCAAGCGCGGCGGGCGGCTGGTGGCCGAAGGCAGCGTCGCCGATCTGGAAGCAGCCGGCGAATCGCAGACCGGGCGTTACCTGCGCGATGCCATCAAGCACCCGCTGCAGCCGCGCCGCGCTGTCTTTCTCGCTCCTGCGGAAGGGGAGGAGGCCTTGCGCTGGCTGACCGTGCGTGGCGCGGACCTGCACAACCTGCAGGAGGTCACCGTGACCCTGCCGCTCAACCGCCTGGTCGCCGTCACCGGCGTCAGCGGCTCCGGCAAGTCGACCCTGGCGCGCGACGTGCTGCTCGCCAACGTGCATGCCATCGTCGTGCAGCGCATGACCAAGGCCGGCCGCGACGCGGACGCCGCCGGCAAGCGTCCCGCCTGGTCCGGCTGCGCCAAGATCGAAGGCTACGAGCCCCTCGACCGTGTGCTCGAGGTCGACCAGACGCCCATCGGCAAGACGCCGCGCAGCTGCCCCGCCACCTACATCGGCTTCTGGGACACCATCCGCAAGCTCTTCGCCGACACGCTGGAGGCAAAGGCGCGCGGCTACGGCCCGGGCCGCTTCAGCTTCAACACCGGCGAAGGCCGATGCCCGGGTTGCGAGGGCGCGGGCGTGCGCACCATCGAGATGAGCTTCCTCCCAGACGTCAAGGTACCGTGCGAGGTCTGTCATGGCGCGCGCTTCAATCCCGAGACCCTGGCCGTGAGCTGGCGCGGCAAGAGCATCGGCGACGTGCTGCAGATGGAGGTGGACGAGGCGGTCGAGTTCTTCGCCTCCATGCCCAACATCAGCCATCCGCTGCAACTGCTGAAGGACGTGGGGCTGGGCTATCTCACCCTGGGCCAGCCCTCGCCCACGCTCTCGGGCGGCGAGGCGCAGCGCATCAAGCTGGTGACCGAGCTCAGCAAGGTGCGCGACGACGTCACGCGCCGTGGCAACAAGGTTCCGCACACGCTCTATGTGCTGGACGAGCCGACGGTGGGCCTGCACATGGCCGACGTCGAGAAGCTCATCCATGTGCTGCACCGGCTGGTGAACGGCGGCCACAGCGTGGTGGTGATCGAGCACGACCTCGATGTGATCGCCGAGGCCGACTGGCTGATCGACCTCGGCCCCGAGGGCGGAGATGGCGGTGGGCGGGTGGTGGCAGCGGCGCCGCCGGAGGAGGTGGTGCGGCTGCGCACGCACACGGGCGTGGCGCTGGCGCCGGTGCTGGCGCGCGGCGCGGGGCGGCACGAAGTGGTGCAGTTGCCGGTTCAGATCGCGCCGATGCCGATGCGGCGAGAAGCCTGA
- a CDS encoding DUF4399 domain-containing protein: MARFGLSMRGIVPAGQSAGHAGHHHLLINQPLPLDFRKPLPFTDQYIHFGKGQMETVIDLPPGSCSLRLVLADQGHIPFFVYSKPLRLTVSRQYKGVAPAALLGAQRIEILSPAERATVQVPMRIQLHASGYNVSHAAPKLPETGRFRLTLQRHGQRPEVIELDGGQTELWLSPPKGSYTARAEFLNNADGRSMPSAGPVGFTIAP; encoded by the coding sequence GTGGCGCGCTTCGGACTGTCCATGCGCGGCATCGTGCCCGCCGGCCAGAGCGCCGGCCACGCGGGGCACCACCATCTGCTGATCAACCAGCCGCTGCCGCTCGACTTCCGCAAGCCGCTGCCCTTCACCGACCAGTACATCCATTTCGGCAAGGGCCAGATGGAGACGGTGATCGATCTGCCGCCGGGCAGCTGCTCGCTGCGCCTGGTGCTGGCCGACCAGGGGCATATACCCTTCTTCGTCTACAGCAAGCCGCTCAGGCTCACGGTGAGCCGGCAATACAAGGGCGTTGCGCCGGCCGCGCTGCTGGGCGCGCAGCGCATCGAAATCCTGAGCCCGGCCGAGCGCGCGACGGTGCAGGTGCCGATGCGCATCCAACTGCACGCGAGCGGCTACAACGTCTCGCATGCCGCGCCGAAGCTGCCGGAGACCGGGCGCTTCCGCCTGACCTTGCAGCGGCATGGACAGCGTCCCGAGGTCATCGAACTCGACGGCGGGCAGACCGAGCTCTGGCTCAGTCCTCCCAAGGGCAGCTACACGGCAAGGGCCGAGTTCCTGAACAACGCCGATGGCCGGTCGATGCCCAGCGCCGGGCCGGTCGGCTTCACGATTGCGCCGTGA
- a CDS encoding HAD-IIB family hydrolase: protein MLPLEAWPIETRAQLVGVFTDIDDTLTTEGAVTPDALDAMSALRAAGLNLVAVTGRPVGWSEPFASVWPVDAIVAENGAVALVRTAAGRIEKCYQQDAATRARNFERMQAVLVRIERQIPGARRAADAAGRECDIAIDHSEFTRLDDATIAQVADLMRSEGMHATVSSIHINGWYGEHNKLEGARWIVRELWARPLDEEMQRWAYVGDSTNDALMFEHFAHSVGVANVRRFEASLAHLPRYVAPSERGAGFAEVAAAILQARG, encoded by the coding sequence ATGCTGCCGCTCGAGGCCTGGCCCATCGAGACGCGCGCGCAGCTCGTCGGCGTGTTCACCGACATCGACGACACGCTGACCACCGAGGGCGCCGTGACGCCGGATGCGCTGGACGCCATGAGCGCGCTGCGGGCCGCCGGGCTGAACCTCGTAGCCGTGACCGGCCGCCCGGTCGGCTGGAGCGAGCCCTTCGCGAGCGTCTGGCCCGTCGATGCGATCGTCGCGGAGAACGGCGCCGTCGCGCTGGTGCGCACCGCAGCAGGCCGCATCGAAAAGTGCTACCAGCAGGATGCCGCGACCCGGGCGCGCAACTTCGAGCGCATGCAGGCCGTGCTCGTGCGCATCGAGCGCCAGATCCCCGGCGCGCGCCGCGCCGCCGATGCTGCCGGCCGGGAATGCGACATCGCCATCGACCACAGCGAATTCACCCGGCTCGACGACGCCACCATCGCGCAGGTGGCCGACCTGATGCGCAGCGAAGGCATGCACGCCACCGTGAGCAGCATCCACATCAACGGCTGGTACGGCGAGCACAACAAGCTGGAAGGCGCCCGCTGGATCGTGCGCGAGCTGTGGGCCCGCCCGCTGGACGAGGAGATGCAGCGCTGGGCCTACGTGGGCGACTCGACCAACGACGCGCTGATGTTCGAGCATTTCGCCCACAGTGTGGGCGTCGCCAACGTGCGACGCTTCGAGGCCTCGCTGGCCCACCTGCCGCGCTACGTGGCGCCCAGCGAGCGTGGAGCGGGCTTTGCCGAAGTCGCGGCCGCCATCCTCCAGGCACGCGGCTGA
- the trxC gene encoding thioredoxin TrxC, with translation MNESLHVVCPHCHTTNRVRQAQLGSAPDCGSCHRPLFGGRSTALDQPAFERHIGRNEIPVLVDFWAPWCGPCLQMAPGFEQAAAQLEPQVRLAKVDTEAVPALAARFNIRSIPTLALFRGGREIARQAGAMGAADIVRWARAQLG, from the coding sequence ATGAACGAATCGCTGCACGTTGTCTGCCCCCATTGCCACACCACCAATCGCGTGCGCCAGGCACAGCTGGGCAGCGCGCCCGATTGCGGCAGTTGCCACCGCCCGCTCTTCGGCGGCCGCTCGACGGCGCTGGACCAGCCGGCCTTCGAGCGTCACATCGGCCGCAACGAAATCCCCGTCCTGGTGGATTTCTGGGCACCCTGGTGCGGCCCTTGCCTGCAGATGGCGCCCGGCTTCGAGCAAGCGGCGGCCCAGCTCGAACCGCAGGTGCGGCTCGCCAAGGTCGACACCGAGGCCGTGCCGGCACTGGCCGCGCGCTTCAACATCCGCAGCATTCCGACCCTCGCCCTGTTCCGCGGCGGCCGCGAGATCGCCCGCCAGGCCGGGGCCATGGGCGCGGCCGATATCGTGCGCTGGGCGCGGGCGCAGCTGGGCTGA